A window from Candidatus Hydrogenedentota bacterium encodes these proteins:
- the nusA gene encoding transcription termination/antitermination protein NusA, which yields MADDLKIALEQIEKLKNVDRGTLLEAIRSAIEMAARKGITHPANITVEVDEKSLAFLVFEIRTVVEEVKDTSLEISLADALKLNPDVVVGNRLKVPTQPKDFGRIAAQTARQVIIQKLKDAERDRIYAEYKEREGDLVTGHVKRISAGCLFIGIGQVEAIVMPGDQSPRENYKVGDRIRAQVVKVEKTAKGTSVRLSRTSADLVRSLFEMEVPEIYDGVVEIRAISREAGSRTKVAVASKDPNVDPVGACVGLKGSRVRAVVEELSGEKIDIVRWSEDPVQFSINALNPADILRIHLNPETKSIQVIVPQDQLSLAIGKRGQNARLASRLMGWNIDIRGDSEGETPEQPAGAESGEDESGSADNDGE from the coding sequence TTGGCAGACGATCTGAAAATTGCGCTGGAGCAGATAGAAAAGCTCAAGAACGTTGACCGCGGGACGCTGCTGGAAGCGATCCGCAGCGCCATCGAGATGGCCGCGCGCAAGGGAATCACCCACCCCGCCAACATCACCGTCGAGGTGGACGAGAAGTCCCTGGCCTTCCTTGTCTTTGAAATCCGGACCGTTGTGGAGGAGGTGAAGGACACCTCCCTTGAGATTTCGCTCGCGGACGCGCTCAAACTGAACCCCGACGTGGTGGTGGGCAACCGGCTCAAGGTGCCCACCCAGCCCAAGGATTTCGGGCGGATTGCGGCGCAGACCGCCCGTCAGGTGATCATCCAGAAACTGAAGGACGCCGAGCGCGACAGGATTTACGCCGAGTACAAGGAGCGCGAGGGCGACCTGGTCACGGGCCACGTCAAGCGCATAAGCGCCGGCTGCCTCTTCATCGGCATTGGCCAGGTGGAGGCCATTGTGATGCCCGGGGACCAGTCCCCCCGTGAAAACTACAAAGTCGGCGACCGCATCCGGGCCCAGGTGGTCAAGGTGGAGAAGACGGCCAAGGGCACCTCTGTCCGGCTTTCCCGCACCTCGGCGGACCTGGTCCGCAGCCTTTTCGAGATGGAAGTCCCGGAAATCTACGACGGCGTGGTCGAGATCAGGGCCATTTCACGCGAGGCCGGCAGCCGCACCAAGGTTGCCGTCGCCTCGAAAGACCCCAATGTGGACCCGGTCGGCGCCTGTGTGGGGCTTAAGGGTTCCCGGGTCCGCGCCGTGGTCGAGGAGCTTTCCGGGGAGAAGATAGACATCGTCCGGTGGAGCGAGGACCCGGTGCAGTTCAGCATCAACGCGCTCAATCCTGCGGACATTCTGCGCATCCATCTCAATCCCGAGACCAAGTCCATACAGGTAATCGTGCCCCAGGACCAGCTTTCCCTGGCCATCGGCAAGCGCGGGCAGAACGCGCGCCTGGCCTCGCGGCTCATGGGGTGGAACATTGACATACGAGGCGACAGCGAGGGTGAAACGCCGGAGCAGCCCGCAGGGGCGGAATCCGGGGAGGATGAAAGCGGCAGCGCGGACAACGACGGCGAATAG
- a CDS encoding ribosome maturation factor RimP: MLQGAGNGRNLLSVNEITRKAWEFFEPELAGLGYELIEVEFARQDAARVLRVYIDKDGGGITLDDCTAASQLLSPLLDANDFIGSEYLLEVSSPGFDRPVRKPEHFVRYAGEPVKLLTHAPVAGRSRFTGTLLGYEDGLVLLEVDGQSLSIHSENVKKAKLNR; encoded by the coding sequence ATGCTTCAGGGCGCAGGAAATGGACGCAACCTTTTGTCGGTGAATGAGATAACCAGAAAAGCCTGGGAATTCTTCGAGCCGGAACTGGCGGGGCTTGGCTACGAGCTCATAGAGGTCGAGTTTGCCCGCCAGGACGCGGCCCGTGTGCTTCGCGTCTACATTGACAAGGACGGCGGCGGCATCACGCTGGATGACTGCACGGCGGCCTCGCAGTTGCTGAGCCCCTTGCTGGACGCGAATGATTTTATCGGAAGCGAATACCTGCTTGAGGTTTCCTCGCCGGGATTTGACCGGCCCGTAAGGAAGCCGGAGCATTTTGTGCGGTATGCCGGGGAGCCGGTGAAATTGCTCACCCACGCCCCCGTGGCCGGCAGGAGCCGGTTCACGGGGACGCTTCTCGGTTATGAGGACGGACTGGTTCTGCTGGAGGTGGACGGGCAATCCCTGTCCATCCACAGCGAGAACGTGAAGAAGGCCAAATTAAACCGCTAG
- a CDS encoding polyphenol oxidase family protein, whose amino-acid sequence MIRLPFLENAGLELAAISGKSDGDCGRHAADPDHRAAFLQQCGVSGEPLALVRQVHGTTVVVAGNDGPDAADGNVMDLGEADGLITRNPEVVLGIAVADCVPVWLYDPRTHAGGLLHAGREGTVSGICREGVRMLRKTFGTHPEQLLAVIGPSAGPCCYEISTEMAEKLRGDDFPVVGRHLDLWAANREILEKAGLNRHNIHVLAHCTICGGFFHSFRKDGGKERNLAVLRLGARAGIHGNPLM is encoded by the coding sequence ATGATTCGTCTTCCCTTTCTGGAAAACGCTGGACTGGAACTGGCCGCCATTTCGGGGAAGTCTGACGGCGACTGCGGCCGCCATGCGGCGGATCCCGACCACCGTGCGGCGTTTCTTCAACAATGCGGCGTTTCCGGCGAGCCCCTGGCCCTGGTCAGGCAGGTCCATGGGACAACGGTTGTTGTTGCCGGGAATGATGGTCCTGATGCGGCGGACGGCAACGTCATGGACTTGGGCGAGGCGGACGGGCTCATCACCCGAAACCCGGAAGTGGTGCTGGGGATTGCCGTTGCGGATTGTGTGCCCGTATGGCTCTATGATCCCCGAACCCATGCCGGCGGACTCCTTCACGCCGGCCGGGAAGGCACCGTTTCCGGCATCTGCCGTGAAGGAGTGCGGATGCTCCGCAAAACATTTGGCACGCATCCTGAACAACTGCTGGCGGTCATTGGCCCCTCGGCCGGCCCCTGCTGCTATGAAATTTCAACGGAGATGGCTGAAAAATTGCGTGGGGATGACTTTCCCGTGGTGGGCCGCCATTTGGACCTTTGGGCCGCCAACCGGGAGATACTTGAAAAAGCCGGGCTAAACCGTCATAATATCCACGTTTTGGCCCACTGTACCATTTGTGGCGGTTTTTTTCACAGTTTTCGCAAAGACGGCGGCAAAGAACGGAATCTGGCGGTGTTGCGTCTCGGCGCGCGCGCCGGAATTCACGGGAACCCACTAATGTAA